GAAACAAACCCTTTATTGCCGTTTGAACCATCGTCGGTAGTAATAAAAAGCCTGTTGCTTACTTCCTCCATTTCTTTTTCAAGTATGATCAAATCTTTATTCCTAAAACCCATAATCACATCAACTTGGGCCCCCATACTAAAAAGCTTTTTAGCCTGGGGATAGGCAATAGCACTTCCCAACCCTCCTCCTACCACGGCAACTTTTTTGACATCACCATAATGGGTTGGTATGCCAAGTGGGCCGACAAAATCAAGAATTGCTTCTCCCTCATTTAGTGTACCCAGCAATCTTGTAGTTTTACCGACTTCCTGGAATATAATGGTTACAGTGCCTTTCTCTCGATCAAAGTCGGCAATGGTCAAAGGAATTCTTTCACCATTTTCATTGATTCTTAGAATAATAAATTGCCCCACCTGAGCTTTTTTTGCAATATATGGAGCCTCCACCTCCATTAGTTTAACGAAAGGGTTTAAAACTTTCTTCCTAACTATTTTATACATTGGGCTACCCCCTTCTTCGGGTTATACTCTAATTAATTTTATATTTAATAATCCCTTTCGTCAACATTATGTTTTATCCTACGTTGGGGTAGCAGTATATTTCGCCGCGGTAATTTCTCATTATTACATTGCCGTCCTCCATAGAAATTACATACTCCGGATTGATCGGTATTTTACCTCCTCCGTTTGGCGCATCAATAACAAAGGTGGGAACTGCATAGCCTGAAATATAACCTCTTAGGTTTTGCATTATTTCAATACCTGTTTCAACTTTTGTCCTGAAATGCCCTATACCCTGGGCAATATCGCATTGGTAAAGATAATAAGGTCTTACTCTGGCCTTTACTAATTTCAAGAACAACTCCTTCAAAATCTCTGCCTTATCATTTACACTCTTTAGAAGGACACTTTGGTTACCAAGAGGTATACCTGCATCAACGATTTTTTCGCATGCTTTTACTGCAGCATCAGTGACTTCTTTAGGGTGGTTAAAGTGGGTATTTATCCATATAGGATGGTATTTTTTCAACATGTTTACAAGGTTGTCGGTAATCCTCATGGGAAGTACAACAGGTGTACGTGTACCTATTCTTATTATTTCCACGTGAGGTATTTCCCTTAACCTCTGTATTATATGCTCCAACCAGGTATCTGCCATAATAAGAGGGTCACCCCCGGATAAAAGCACATCCCTTATTTGACGATTGTTCTTGATATACTCAATAGCTTTTTCCAAGATTTTTTCACTAATAGAAAAATCTTCTTCTCCAACCATTCTCCTCCTGGTACAATGCCTGCAATACATAGAGCATTTATGAGTAAGCAAAAACAGTACCCTGTCAGGATACCTGTGAACAATATTTTCTACAGGAGAATAAATTTCTTCACCAAGGGGGTCAGCCATATCACTCTCCTGGACAACCAACTCTTTTACAGATGGTATCGCCTGGAGCCTTACAGGGCAATTAACGTCATCCGGGTCAATAAGCATAGCATAATAAGGCGTTATTGCCATCCTAAACCTCTCCAGGCAAAGATTAATTTCCCGCTGTTCCTGCCTGGAAATTCTAATAACCTTGCTTAACTGTTCAACTGATACAATTCTGTTCTTTATCTGCCATTTCCAGTCATTCCACTCTTCAGTATCAACATCTTTCCATATGTCAACAGTTTTATAATCCCGCATATCCATCCCTCCATCAGTTTATGGGCTTCATACCATACCTTTTGAGAGCACTGTTCAATACCATTTTAATCAATGTCCCATAATCTATTCCGTTAAATTCACCTATCATAGGGAAATCGCTATATCCTGGTGCAAGCCCCGGTAAAGGATTAATTTCAAGAAAGTATACCTCTCCCTCCAAGGATAATCTGAAATCGATCCTGGAAAAATCCCTGCATGAGAGAGATTCATAAATTTTTTTTGCCGTCCTCACCATTTTCTCCTCAATTTTCTTTCCTAACTGTGGCGGACAGATATATTCAACGTACTCCTTGTAATTCTTCTTTACAGTGTAGCTGTATATATTGTATTTTTCCTCCTTTTTCTTATATTTTATCTCCATAGGAGGAAAAACTATTGTCTCGTCACCATTACCAATAATGCCGACAGTAAACTCCCTACCCTTTATATACTCCTCAACCAGCATTGGCTGCTTATACATTTCATAGTTCTTCTCAATCAACCCTTTTAATTCATCATTATTATTAACTATGGCAAAATCCGAAATTCCCTTGCTGGAACCTTCTGCATTAGGCTTTACTATTAAAGGGAAATTCAGTTTTTTGATAAATTCGGATGGGTGTTTAATAAGCTGATATTTTGGAGTTTTAACCCCAAAAGTAGTTAAGATTCTTTTTGTTAATGCCTTGTCAAGAGCAATACATAAGGTGGTTTCATCAGAACCTGTGAAGGGAATATGCAGAAAATTCAAAAGGGCAGG
This DNA window, taken from Bacillota bacterium, encodes the following:
- a CDS encoding sulfide/dihydroorotate dehydrogenase-like FAD/NAD-binding protein translates to MYKIVRKKVLNPFVKLMEVEAPYIAKKAQVGQFIILRINENGERIPLTIADFDREKGTVTIIFQEVGKTTRLLGTLNEGEAILDFVGPLGIPTHYGDVKKVAVVGGGLGSAIAYPQAKKLFSMGAQVDVIMGFRNKDLIILEKEMEEVSNRLFITTDDGSNGNKGFVSDVLKKLIEEGNKYDLVIAIGPLIMMKVVSGITKEYGIKTIVSMNPIMVDGTGMCGGCRVTVGGKTKFACVDGPDFDGHEVDFDEAIRRQQMYKEEEKKALEQHTCRLEGIKNA
- the ablA gene encoding lysine 2,3-aminomutase, which gives rise to MRDYKTVDIWKDVDTEEWNDWKWQIKNRIVSVEQLSKVIRISRQEQREINLCLERFRMAITPYYAMLIDPDDVNCPVRLQAIPSVKELVVQESDMADPLGEEIYSPVENIVHRYPDRVLFLLTHKCSMYCRHCTRRRMVGEEDFSISEKILEKAIEYIKNNRQIRDVLLSGGDPLIMADTWLEHIIQRLREIPHVEIIRIGTRTPVVLPMRITDNLVNMLKKYHPIWINTHFNHPKEVTDAAVKACEKIVDAGIPLGNQSVLLKSVNDKAEILKELFLKLVKARVRPYYLYQCDIAQGIGHFRTKVETGIEIMQNLRGYISGYAVPTFVIDAPNGGGKIPINPEYVISMEDGNVIMRNYRGEIYCYPNVG
- a CDS encoding ATP-grasp domain-containing protein; its protein translation is MINLELESTDPLPGGHRYTVGLTYNLKKGIKSNIEDIEAEFDSIETVNAIKEALERLNCTVELLEADTGIISRLVQMKPDIVFNIAEGLDGRGREAHIPALLNFLHIPFTGSDETTLCIALDKALTKRILTTFGVKTPKYQLIKHPSEFIKKLNFPLIVKPNAEGSSKGISDFAIVNNNDELKGLIEKNYEMYKQPMLVEEYIKGREFTVGIIGNGDETIVFPPMEIKYKKKEEKYNIYSYTVKKNYKEYVEYICPPQLGKKIEEKMVRTAKKIYESLSCRDFSRIDFRLSLEGEVYFLEINPLPGLAPGYSDFPMIGEFNGIDYGTLIKMVLNSALKRYGMKPIN